From one Thunnus maccoyii chromosome 6, fThuMac1.1, whole genome shotgun sequence genomic stretch:
- the rnf26 gene encoding E3 ubiquitin-protein ligase RNF26: MGLVNFVISTVGKCLDAACLLLDLNFVIVHTVVRTILAVVAFITNLPTLLLNLVLQLGNFLLFCLMSMAEATSNIAQDAVTTLGSLVLALEGLLESLKMVGYLSMHVLLRGKDHLYRGLLSVVEGCGIAVSLVVYFTNTVVNFALIATQNLYLAVVSVWQTVSSPLQKVLELTLTSFTFLYSSVVGTSAFLWSPCKLVLDFLVSLVHMFISIFILNIYGLLLTVTIALTTTAYLNPELTRQAAMRIVDYINSFPALRRLYLALRRLALALQNTPDSVRGAMQRLQRILHHLRLLERRLWQQLSRHSSQLGLVLRTHLHRDNNNRARGDGDPGEERRDPPDGRAGDGVHRELLDLVVPSSSTNRPLKKQSSSGKDSEPLPAENLLTLLKEQEERKKCVICQDCAKTVVLLPCRHLCLCRDCTNILLRQPIYQQNCPLCRHMILNTMDVYL, encoded by the coding sequence ATGGGTTTGGTGAACTTTGTCATCTCCACTGTAGGAAAATGCCTCGACGCTGCTTGCTTGCTGCTGGACCTGAATTTTGTCATCGTCCACACGGTCGTCCGGACTATCCTGGCCGTGGTCGCCTTCATCACCAACCTGCCCACACTCCTCCTCAACTTAGTGCTGCAGTTGGGCAACTTTCTCCTGTTTTGCTTGATGTCCATGGCAGAGGCGACATCAAACATAGCCCAAGATGCAGTCACCACGCTGGGCAGCTTGGTGCTGGCACTGGAGGGACTGCTGGAGAGCCTGAAGATGGTGGGTTACCTGTCCATGCACGTCCTGCTTCGAGGGAAGGACCACCTGTATCGAGGTCTGCTGTCGGTGGTGGAGGGCTGCGGCATCGCTGTCAGCCTGGTGGTCTATTTCACCAACACGGTGGTCAACTTTGCACTCATCGCCACCCAGAACCTGTACCTGGCGGTGGTCAGCGTGTGGCAGACGGTCTCCAGCCCGCTGCAGAAGGTGCTGGAGCTCACGTTGACCTCTTTCACCTTTCTCTACAGCAGTGTTGTTGGGACGTCAGCTTTCCTGTGGTCACCCTGTAAACTGGTATTAGACTTTCTGGTCTCGCTGGTTCATATGTTCATCAGCATCTTTATTCTGAACATCTATGGCCTCCTGCTAACTGTCACTATCGCTCTAACAACCACTGCCTACCTAAACCCAGAACTGACCAGACAAGCTGCTATGCGAATTGTGGATTACATTAACTCTTTTCCTGCCCTGCGCAGACTTTATCTGGCTCTACGCCGCCTGGCTTTGGCCCTGCAGAACACCCCAGACTCTGTACGTGGTGCCATGCAACGCCTACAGAGGATACTCCATCACCTCCGCCTGCTAGAGAGACGACTTTGGCAGCAGCTGTCCCGACACAGCAGCCAGTTAGGCCTGGTGCTGAGGACACATCTCCACagggacaacaacaacagagcacGTGGCGATGGCGACCCCGGAGAGGAGAGGCGGGACCCACCTGACGGAAGAGCCGGGGATGGAGTCCACCGGGAGCTGCTGGATTTAGTTGTGCCCTCCTCCAGTACAAACAGACCTCTTAAGAAGCAGTCGTCTTCGGGTAAAGACAGTGAACCTCTGCCTGCTGAGAACCTGCTGACTCTGctgaaggagcaggaggaaagGAAGAAGTGTGTGATCTGCCAGGATTGTGCCAAGACGGTGGTGCTGCTGCCGTGCAGACACCTCTGCTTGTGTCGAGACTGTACAAACATCCTGCTGAGGCAGCCGATCTACCAACAGAACTGCCCGCTCTGTCGGCACATGATCCTCAACACTATGGATGTGTATCTATGA